The Mesorhizobium sp. AR10 genome includes the window AATGTATCTGATATATCAGGTGATGTAATTCTGTGACATCGTACGACCTACCCGCAAGGACTCGACACTAGAGCCGGCTCCGAGTTCCCAAATTTCGACCGAGGACAGCAAGGGACCCCGGTACAGCGCATCACGCGGCCCTGCATCTGCCAATAGAGCAGGCCCTAGTGTCATACCAAATACCCTTAACCAAAGCCAGAGAATCCGTGCCAATAGAGTTGTATTTATATTTTGTCATGATAGTGTTTTGTCAGGTACTTTAAAGTCACCTGTCAGTTCTGGAGTTAAACTATGCAGTGGGGTTACGCAAGAACGTCTTCGGCTGAGCAGGTAGCCGGTCTGGAGGAGCAGGTAAAGACCTTGGAAGCGGTCGGATGTCGCAAGGTCTACCGGGAGCACGCATCGGCCGTTGGCCATAGGGAACAGTTCGATCGCCTCATGGAGCGACTGGAGGAAGGGGACATCCTGACCGTCTGCAAGGCTGACCGTCTTGCGAGGAGCATCGGAAAGCTGCTCAATATTGTGGAGGAGTTGGAGCAGCGCGGTGTTGCGCTCATGATCCTCGACTTCAACAAGGGTGACAGCATCGATACGCGGACGCCTACCGGTAAGCTCATGCTCACGCTCATGGGAGGATTTGCCGAATTTGAGCGCGGAATGATGCTCGAAAGGCAAAAAGCCGGCATCGAGAAGGCCAGGCGCGACGGCAAGTACAAGGGCCGCAAGCCGACTGCCATGAGCAAGTGCGATACGATCACCAAGTTGGACG containing:
- a CDS encoding recombinase family protein encodes the protein MQWGYARTSSAEQVAGLEEQVKTLEAVGCRKVYREHASAVGHREQFDRLMERLEEGDILTVCKADRLARSIGKLLNIVEELEQRGVALMILDFNKGDSIDTRTPTGKLMLTLMGGFAEFERGMMLERQKAGIEKARRDGKYKGRKPTAMSKCDTITKLDAEGLTRPAIAARLQISERSVYRALRLS